From a single Apium graveolens cultivar Ventura chromosome 2, ASM990537v1, whole genome shotgun sequence genomic region:
- the LOC141708429 gene encoding pre-mRNA-processing protein 40A, with amino-acid sequence MANNPQAPGGQTLRPPQVGHMGSQTYGPPYPMQFRPMAPAPQGQHPMPVSSVAQQFPPAGQVMHPGQGQPLQYSQPMQHLQSRPLQPGPVAPAQATQMPYLQQNMGYTSGQQQQYQQAAPINGHGFGGPGVSLSSTYTYAAPYGQPQNTMNMPSQFQPASQLQMPAVPVAGQPWLPSASQGLPVPTPMQPTGQQPASSPGPVLVVNSPHTSSDWQEFEASDGRRYYYNKITKQSCWEKPLELMTPLEKADASTVWKEFTTAEGRKYYYNKITKQSKWSIPDELKLAREQAEKAALDGSQSESVIAASGTPKEMSDLPTTTLSSNEVANIASSTTVGVVSSPVPVTPVSAPLMTISESATPVVNIAADNTSAFVPGSVGLPSALANVNTTPVTGSETLASHDAGNSSEGASVQDIEEAKKGMADAGKVNMMPVEDKTVEEEPLLYASKQEAKNAFKALLESANVEADWNWEQAMRVIINDKRYGALKTLGERKQAFHEYLTQRKKVEAEERRLRQRKAREEFTKMLEESRELTSSMRWSKAATLFENDERFKAVERAGDREDLFKNYLVDLQKKEKIKAQEEYRQNRLDYRKFLETCGLIKVDTQWRKVQDRMEESESGSRLEKIDRLEIFQEYIRDLEKEEDEQRKIKKEQIKRVERKNRDEFRKMMEDDVASGTFTAKTLWFDYCQKVKESAPYHAVALNSSGSTPKELFEDVSEDLQRQYDEDKANIKDALKSAKISVESSWTFEDFKTAAAEIIDSVSVSSINLQLVFEDLLERVKEKEEKEAKKRQRLAEDFSDKLRTLKEITASSEWDECKQLFDGSSEYRSIKEESSARQIFEEHIARLQEKAREKERKREEEKAKKEKEKEEKEKRKEKERREKEREHEKDNETSVDRSNKDEGENLDVTDNYVHKEDKKRDKDRERKHRKRHHGDVNSDEDEKEDSYKKSRRHGSEDEKEHSKKTRRHGSDDENDEGKKSRRHGSEDEIEDTKKSRRHGSGRKKSRKHAYTPESDGESRHKRHRRDHRDGSRRNGGHDELEDGELGEDGEIQ; translated from the exons ATGGCTAATAATCCGCAGGCTCCTGGTGGCCAG ACTCTTCGGCCGCCTCAAGTTGGACACATGGGCTCCCAAACTTATGGGCCACCATACCCCATGCAG TTTCGACCTATGGCTCCTGCACCGCAAGGCCAACATCCTATGCCGGTTTCCTCAGTAGCACAACAATTTCCTCCTGCCGGACAAGTCATGCATCCTGGTCAAGGGCAGCCACTACAGTACTCTCAACCAATGCAGCACTTACAATCAAGGCCGCTTCAGCCCGGTCCTGTTGCTCCAGCACAGGCTACTCAAATGCCTTACCTTCAGCAAAACATGGGTTATACATCTGGCCAACAACAACAGTATCAACAAGCTGCCCCTATAAATGGTCATGGTTTTGGTGGTCCTGGAGTGTCTCTCTCTTCAACATATACT TATGCTGCTCCATATGGTCAGCCACAGAACACCATGAACATGCCTTCCCAATTCCAACCTGCATCACAGCTACAAATGCCTGCTGTTCCTGTAGCGGGCCAACCTTGGTTACCATCTGCAAGTCAAGGTTTACCGGTTCCTACACCAATGCAACCAACTGGACAACAGCCTGCATCTTCTCCTGGTCCTGTTCTG GTTGTTAACTCTCCACACACTTCATCTGATTGGCAAGAGTTTGAAGCTAGTGATGGAAGAAG ATATTATTACAACAAAATAACGAAGCAATCTTGCTGGGAGAAACCGTTGGAATTAATGACCCCTTTGGAG AAAGCTGATGCTTCTACTGTTTGGAAAGAGTTCACAACTGCTGAGGGTAGAAA GTATTACTATAACAAGATCACGAAGCAATCAAAATGGTCCATTCCTGATGAATTGAAG TTAGCACGTGAACAAGCTGAGAAAGCAGCTCTAGATGGATCACAGTCCGAATCAGTTATAGCTGCGTCCGGAACTCCGAAAGAAATGAGTGATTTGCCCACTACCACTCTCTCGTCAAACGAAGTGGCTAATATCGCATCGTCGACTACAGTCGGGGTAGTTTCAAGCCCTGTTCCTGTTACACCTGTCAGTGCCCCCCTTATGACCATTTCTGAGTCGGCTACTCCTGTTGTGAATATTGCTGCAGACAATACAAGTGCATTTGTTCCAGGAAGCGTGGGACTTCCTAGTGCCTTGGCTAATGTCAACACAACTCCagt TACTGGATCTGAAACTTTAGCTTCACATGATGCTGGAAATTCTTCTGAGGGAGCTTCTGTGCAAGATATTGAG GAAGCAAAAAAGGGAATGGCGGATGCTGGAAAGGTTAATATGATGCCAGTGGAAGACAAAACTGTTGAAGAGGAACCTCTGTTATATGCCAGCAAGCAG GAGGCTAAAAATGCATTTAAAGCACTACTGGAGTCTGCAAATGTGGAGGCCGACTGGAACTGGGAGCAG GCTATGCGAGTGATCATAAATGACAAGAGATATGGTGCCTTGAAAACACTTGGTGAGCGGAAACAGGCATTCCATGAG TACTTGACGCAACGGAAAAAAGTGGAAGCTGAAGAGCGGCGCTTAAGGCAGAGAAAAGCAAGAGAGGAATTCACAAAGATGTTGGAA GAGTCTAGGGAACTCACATCATCCATGAGATGGAG CAAAGCTGCAACTCTTTTTGAAAATGATGAGAGGTTTAAGGCTGTTGAACGAGCTGGCGATCGTGAAGATCTCTTTAAAAACTATTTAGTGGATCTACAAAAAAAG GAAAAAATAAAGGCTCAGGAGGAGTATCGACAAAATAGACTCGATTATAGAAAATTTCTCGAAACCTGTGGTTTGATTAAG GTGGATACCCAATGGAGGAAAGTTCAAGATCGCATGGAAGAAAGTGAAAGTGGTTCCCGCCTTGAAAAGATTGACCGGTTGGAAATTTTTCAG GAATATATTCGTGACTTGGAGAAGGAGGAAGACGAACAAAGGAAGATAAAAAAG GAACAAATTAAACGGGTGGAGCGGAAAAACCGTGATGAGTTCCGCAAGATGATGGAGGACGATGTTGCTTCTGGTACTTTTACGGCTAAAACTCTGTGGTTTGATTATTGTCAGAAG GTCAAGGAATCTGCACCTTATCATGCTGTTGCATTAAACTCATCTGGTTCCACACCAAAAGAATTGTTTGAGGATGTTTCTGAAGACTTACAAAGACAG TATGATGAAGATAAAGCGAATATAAAAGATGCTCTCAAGTCGGCAAAG ATCAGCGTTGAATCAAGTTGGACATTTGAAGACTTCAagactgctgctgctgaaatcATTGATTCCGTTTCGGTATCTAGTATCAATCTACAG CTTGTATTTGAGGATCTACTTGAGAGGGTGAAAGAGAAGGAGGAGAAAGAAGCCAAAAAGCGACAGCGTCTTGCTGAAGACTTCAGTGATAAATTGAGGACCCTCAAG GAGATAACTGCATCATCTGAGTGGGATGAATGCAAGCAGCTTTTTGACGGTAGCTCAGAGTATCG ATCAATTAAAGAAGAGAGCTCGGCTAGGCAGATTTTTGAGGAACACATTGCACGTCTACAAGAGAAGGCAAGAGAGAAGGAACGAAAACGAGAGGAGGAAAAG GCTAAgaaagaaaaggagaaagaggaaAAAGAGAAGAGGAAGGAAAAAGAAAGacgagagaaagagagagaacaCGAAAAAGATAACGAGACCAGCGTTGATCGGTCTAACAAGGACGAGGGTGAGAATCTAGATGTTACTGACAATTATGTCCACAAAGAGGATAAGAAAAGAGATAAAGACAGAGAAAGAAAACACCGGAAGCGGCACCATGGTGATGTAAATTCAGATGAGGATGAAAAAGAGGATTCTTATAAGAAGTCTCGTCGACATGGCAGTGAAGATGAAAAAGAGCACTCAAAGAAGACCCGCCGACATGGCAGTGATGATGAGAACGATGAAGGAAAGAAGTCCCGTCGTCATGGCAGCGAGGATGAGATAGAGGATACAAAGAAATCCCGTCGTCATGGCAGTGGGCGTAAAAAATCTAGGAAG CATGCTTATACACCTGAGTCGGATGGTGAAAGCAGACACAAAAGACACAGGAGAGATCACCGTGATGGTTCTCGTAGAAATGGTGGTCATGACGAGCTAGAAGACGGGGAACTTGGAGAGGATGGTGAAATTCAGTAG
- the LOC141706283 gene encoding uncharacterized protein LOC141706283, giving the protein MAFTASVTKQLGDLLQEQQEPFVLEIHLIDKGCRKNVLLSKRSTSNRLFKSEVLFRRKFFSSCSSAAKALLDILGVKRGGRSQKTAEDTFFRKGKHKLGNLVTEVEADTDMKMEKFTEDRTQLSPVSVLEATLSNEGSPVHTNQTIQDMKTMQDEISSDYIYSDSYNSLQNFLSGKTSEVNKPDSYSQYTKVKLALQQTRQLMFDCVKEIVETQRLKNRRQRQLREPMGAEAIGKILHENIWEWSAQSVHANYPNKLIDRDMLDSAEEWNDAEQGKGIGMEIADYILEDISSDIVMDMIRL; this is encoded by the exons ATGGCCTTCACTGCCTCTGTAACCAAACAACTTGGAGACCTGCTTCAAGAACAGCAAGAGCCTTTTGTCTTGGAGATTCATCTTATCGACAAAGGGTGTCGAAAAAATGTGTTACTTTCCAAGAGAAGCACTTCAAACAGACTTTTTAAGAGTGAAGTATTGTTCAGAAGGAAATTTTTTTCAAGTTGTTCAAGTGCTGCAAAGGCTTTGCTTGATATTCTTGGAGTGAAGAGAGGTGGTAGAAGCCAAAAAACTGCAGAAGATACATTTTTTCGAAAAGGGAAGCATAAACTTGGGAATCTAGTTACTGAAGTAGAG GCTGATACAGATATGAAGATGGAAAAATTTACAGAAGACAGAACACAACTCAGTCCTGTTTCAGTACTTGAAGCAACATTATCTAATGAAGGTTCACCTGTTCATACCA ATCAAACAATCCAAGATATGAAGACAATGCAGGACGAAATCTCTAGTGACTATATCTACTCAGATTCCTATAATTCACTACAAAACTTCTTATCAGGAAAAACAAGTGAAGTCAATAAGCCTGATTCTTATTCTCAATACACAAAGGTCAAGTTGGCGTTGCAGCAGACGAGGCAACTAATGTTTGACTGTGTGAAGGAGATTGTAGAGACTcaaagattgaagaacagaaggCAGCGACAGCTTAGAGAACCTATGGGAGCTGAGGCAATTGGCAAGATTTTGCATGAGAATATTTGGGAATGGAGTGCACAATCTGTGCATGCAAATTACCCAAACAAGCTAATAGATAGAGACATGCTGGATTCAGCAGAAGAATGGAATGATGCTGAACAGGGAAAAGGGATAGGCATGGAGATAGCAGATTACATTTTAGAAGATATTAGCAGTGATATTGTAATGGACATGATTAGATTGTAA
- the LOC141708430 gene encoding kinesin-like protein KIN-7N: MEKISVAVRLRPSKHDDVSNGSFWKVEDNQISLHRSVDNPVVSFAFDHVFDQESTNARVYELLTKDIITAAVQGFNGTAFAYGQTSSGKTFTMNGSESDPGIIHQAVNDVFRNIQMITDREFLIRVSYMEIYNEEINDLFSVENNKLPIHESLERGIFVAGLREEIVNSAEQVFDLIQSGEVNRHFGETNMNVRSSRSHTIFRMVIESKGNDSSSNFDDAIRVSVLNLVDLAGSERIAKTGAGGVRLKEGKYINKSLMVLGNVINKLSDSAKQRGHIPYRDSKLTRILQPALGGNAKTSIICTVAPEEVHIEETKGTLQFASRAKRITNRVQVNEILTDAALLKRQKLEIEELRNKLQGSHAGVLEQEVLKLRNDMLKYELEREKLAMELEEERKSHRERDQCIKDQEVFVKQNLTEESSVNHTMGKGDVFSTPVLKPVPNAFVVKRSHQSRRSEFSPLPDTFGDIADEDTWLQMNKGFVADLDSLHITPARKDPSFPSSHGASNWSNDIYEEQIQSLQRQLKLATEEKDSFKRQQEEQMLMNNRLMQEVSELQKEAVLIKEIPLRLQESVTNCKNVHKDALSIFQNSVADESSPTTKLLSSACEIGSILLSTLETHVSGATDIHDTSLGSSHSVQEQCNMLRERLVKTVTSLGSSEAPTVKDEYTKSSLQGCVSKEFSLGGEITSWREKMNNEITSFKEKYHGLEKKLEISNQLLDETKERCRTLENEFCVLKEERDSLLQTASGASQRLAVVTDQKDKILQDLKSEMKRRKHLEEVIKEFSVGFLCQHKSRVTFHTEFKSRVEDLKAQKSIPKSLGY; the protein is encoded by the exons ATGGAAAAAATAAGCGTAGCCGTTCGATTACGACCGTCGAAACACGACGACGTATCGAACGGAAGCTTCTGGAAAGTCGAAGACAATCAAATTTCTCTTCACAGATCTGTAGACAATCCTGTTGTCTCGTTCGCTTTCg ATCATGTGTTTGATCAGGAGAGTACTAATGCTAGGGTTTATGAGCTGCTTACTAAGGATATTATTACTGCTGCTGTTCAGGGGTTTAATG GAACTGCGTTTGCATATGGTCAAACTAGCAGTGGCAAGACATTTACCATGAATGGTTCTGAAAGTGATCCCGGAATTATTCACCAGGCTGTGAATGATGTCTTTAGAAACATCCAGATG ATAACTGATCGGGAGTTTCTCATTCGAGTTTCATACATGGAAATATACAATGAAGAGATAAATGATCTGTTCTCAGTTGAGAATAACAAACTGCCTATTCATGAGAGTTTGGAG CGTGGAATATTTGTTGCAGGTCTTAGGGAAGAAATTGTTAACAGTGCAGAACAAGTATTCGATCTCATTCAATCAGGAGAAG TTAATAGACATTTTGGTGAGACTAACATGAATGTCCGTAGTAGCAGATCTCACACAATATTCAGGATG GTTATTGAAAGCAAGGGAAATGACTCTTCTTCAAACTTCGATGATGCAATTCGTGTTTCTGTCCTG AATTTGGTAGACTTGGCTGGGTCTGAGAGGATTGCTAAAACTGGAGCTGGAGGAGTCCGGTTGAAGGAAGGAAAATACATAAACAAGAGCTTAATGGTTCTTGGAAATGTTATTAATAAATTGAGTGATAGCGCAAAGCAAAG GGGACACATTCCTTATCGAGACAGTAAGCTTACTCGCATTCTACAGCCAGCTCTAGGTGGGAATGCTAAAACTTCAATCATCTGCACTGTGGCACCAGAAGAG GTCCACATAGAAGAAACTAAGGGAACCCTTCAGTTTGCTAGTAGAGCTAAGCGCATTACTAACCGTGTTCAAGTCAATGAG ATTCTGACAGATGCTGCTTTATTAAAGCGTCAAAAGCTAGAAATTGAAGAATTGCGAAACAAACTTCAG GGATCTCATGCTGGAGTGTTGGAGCAAGAAGTTCTAAAACTGCGAAATGACATGCTTAAG TATGAATTAGAACGTGAAAAGCTTGCTATGGAACTGGAGGAGGAGAGGAAATCGCACAGAGAACGAGATCAATGTATCAAGGACCAAGAG GTATTTGTTAAGCAAAATTTGACAGAGGAAAGCAGTGTCAATCACACCATGGGCAAGGGTGATGTTTTTAGTACCCCAGTTCTAAAGCCAGTTCCAAATGCATTTGTTGTCAAGCGATCACATCAGTCAAGGCGATCTGAGTTCAGCCCTCTTCCTGATACATTTGGTGATATTGCTGATGAGGACACATGGTTGCAAATGAACAAAGGCTTCGTTGCAGACCTTGACTCACTTCACATCACTCCAGCTAGAAAAGATCCATCTTTTCCATCAAGCCATGGAGCTTCT AATTGGTCAAATGATATATACGAAGAACAAATACAGAGTCTTCAGAGACAATTGAAGCTTGCCACTGAAGAAAAGGATAGTTTCAAG AGACAGCAGGAGGAACAAATGCTAATGAACAATCGTTTGATGCAAGAGGTATCTGAACTTCAAAAGGAGGCAGTGCTTATTAAGGAAATCCCTCTAAGGTTGCAAGAGTCTGTAACAAACTGCAAAAATGTTCACAAGGATGCTTTGTCTATTTTCCAG AACTCGGTAGCTGATGAGAGCTCTCCAACTACAAAACTACTTTCCAGTGCATGTGAGATTGGCTCAATTCTTCTGTCAACCTTAGAAACCCACGTTTCAGGTGCTACTGATATCCATGACACCTCCCTAGGAAGCAGTCACTCAGTTCAAGAACAATGCAACATGCTTCGAGAGAGACTGGTTAAAACAGTTACATCTTTGGGGTCGTCGGAAGCTCCAACCGTCAAAGATGAATATACAAAAAGTTCTCTTCAAGGCTGCGTTAGTAAG GAATTTTCCTTGGGAGGAGAAATCACGTCATGGAGGGAGAAAATGAATAATGAAATCACCTCATTCAAGGAAAAATACCACGGTTTAGAGAAAAAGTTGGAAATCAGTAATCAACTTCTTGACGAGACCAAGGAAAGATGTCGTACTTTAGAAAATGAGTTCTGTGTTTTGAAGGAAGAAAGAGATTCTCTTCTTCAAACTGCTTCTGGTGCATCCCAAAGACTTGCAGTGGTCACTGATCAGAAAGATAAGATACTGCAGGATTTGAAAAGTGAAATGAAAAGGAGGAAACATCTGGAAGAAGTAATCAAAGAGTTTAGCGTTGGTTTCTTATGCCAACACAAGTCACGCGTAACTTTTCATACTGAATTCAAATCCAGAGTTGAGGATTTGAAGGCACAGAAGTCAATTCCCAAATCTCTTGGCTATTGA